From Acidobacteriota bacterium, a single genomic window includes:
- the argS gene encoding arginine--tRNA ligase: MMKRANEISSIIPPARKTALYLEIQDRIRQKYLETVRGIFNLEAGDPVFDFPPRPELGDLSIAACFELAKKLRQPPRRIAEQLAGQLVPIEGVERVSVAGAGYLNFHLDRAELASAMFQLRSFPAPPEPAHPGKVLVEHTSINPNKAAHIGHLRNAVLGDAFVRVLRFRGHNVETQNYIDNTGVQVADVVVGFLHLERKSVDDVRKLIEDKSVRFDFYCWDLYARVSSFYAESSDKDLRAQTLKTIEEGEGEAAEMARLISAAIVKLHLETMQRVNVRYDLLVEESEILRLDFWKSAFERMKQIGAIRLENAGKNAGCWVMDLGGAESEKSEESESSEDVKIIVRSNGTVTYVGKDIAYHMWKFGLLGKDFSYAQFYRYADGKTVWHTGKESEKGAPAFGHASEAYAVIDTRQAYLQNIVAAAFRALGFYDQAEHLHHFAYEVVGLSPACAKEMGYELRPEDLERSYVEVSGRKGLGLKADDLIDMLVEKASEEVRRREMTCDPGEQAAYSRMIAVSALRYFLLKFSCHVIITFDFKEALAFEGETGPYLQYTIVRARNIFRKYADDHHGFTPQSLAEKMSAPELTRHFGGDDGTVFWEMAVLAAQLEMVADQSITSTEPAVVAKYAFRLAQAFNNFYHRFHILREADAARQTFLLLLVLLVERTLTLTLDLMGIEVPERM, from the coding sequence ATGATGAAGCGGGCCAATGAAATCAGCTCAATAATCCCGCCAGCGAGGAAGACGGCCTTGTATCTGGAAATTCAGGACAGAATTCGGCAGAAGTATCTGGAAACGGTCAGGGGAATCTTTAATCTGGAAGCCGGGGACCCGGTGTTTGATTTTCCGCCGCGGCCCGAACTGGGCGATCTTTCGATTGCCGCCTGCTTCGAGCTGGCAAAAAAACTGCGGCAACCTCCGCGCAGGATTGCCGAGCAACTGGCCGGACAATTAGTCCCGATTGAGGGAGTGGAACGCGTCAGTGTTGCCGGAGCTGGCTACCTGAATTTTCATCTCGACCGGGCGGAGCTTGCATCCGCAATGTTCCAGTTGCGCAGCTTCCCCGCCCCTCCGGAGCCAGCCCATCCCGGCAAAGTGCTCGTCGAACACACGAGTATCAATCCTAACAAGGCGGCGCATATCGGCCACCTGCGCAATGCCGTGCTGGGCGATGCATTCGTGCGCGTACTTCGCTTCCGCGGGCATAACGTTGAAACCCAGAACTACATTGACAATACCGGAGTGCAGGTGGCGGACGTTGTAGTGGGGTTTCTCCATCTTGAGCGCAAGAGCGTTGACGACGTCAGGAAGCTGATCGAGGACAAAAGCGTCCGCTTTGATTTCTACTGCTGGGACCTTTATGCGCGAGTTTCCAGTTTCTACGCAGAAAGCAGCGACAAGGACCTCCGCGCCCAAACCCTGAAGACGATCGAAGAAGGCGAAGGCGAGGCAGCCGAGATGGCCCGCCTGATATCAGCCGCCATCGTCAAACTGCATCTTGAAACCATGCAGCGCGTCAATGTCCGCTACGACTTGCTGGTGGAGGAAAGCGAGATTCTGCGCCTCGATTTCTGGAAGAGCGCCTTCGAGCGTATGAAGCAGATTGGCGCCATTCGACTTGAGAATGCTGGGAAGAATGCGGGCTGCTGGGTGATGGACTTGGGCGGGGCAGAGTCCGAAAAGTCTGAGGAAAGCGAATCCTCCGAAGATGTCAAGATCATTGTGCGTTCGAACGGGACCGTAACCTATGTTGGCAAAGACATTGCCTACCACATGTGGAAGTTTGGGCTGCTGGGAAAAGATTTTTCATACGCACAGTTCTACCGATATGCGGACGGCAAGACGGTCTGGCACACCGGCAAAGAGTCAGAAAAAGGTGCGCCGGCATTCGGTCACGCATCGGAAGCCTATGCCGTAATTGATACCCGCCAGGCGTACTTGCAGAATATAGTTGCAGCAGCCTTCCGCGCGCTGGGATTTTATGACCAGGCGGAACATCTGCACCACTTTGCTTATGAAGTTGTCGGCCTTTCACCGGCATGCGCGAAGGAAATGGGCTATGAACTTCGCCCAGAGGATCTGGAGCGAAGTTACGTTGAGGTTTCAGGCCGCAAGGGCCTTGGGCTGAAAGCCGATGATCTGATCGATATGCTTGTGGAGAAAGCGTCTGAGGAAGTCCGCCGCCGCGAAATGACGTGCGATCCCGGTGAGCAGGCTGCTTATAGCCGCATGATTGCCGTCAGCGCGCTGCGCTACTTCCTGCTGAAATTCTCCTGCCATGTCATCATCACATTTGACTTTAAAGAGGCGCTGGCCTTTGAAGGTGAAACCGGACCTTATTTGCAGTACACCATTGTGCGGGCGCGCAACATCTTCCGCAAATATGCAGACGATCATCACGGCTTCACGCCCCAATCGCTGGCGGAAAAGATGTCGGCTCCCGAATTAACCAGGCACTTTGGGGGTGATGACGGAACAGTGTTTTGGGAAATGGCCGTTCTCGCCGCGCAGCTTGAGATGGTGGCAGACCAGTCGATTACTTCCACCGAACCAGCCGTGGTTGCGAAATACGCCTTCAGACTGGCGCAGGCTTTCAACAACTTCTATCACCGTTTCCACATTCTTCGCGAGGCTGACGCCGCGCGGCAGACATTCCTGCTTTTGCTTGTCCTGTTGGTTGAACGGACCCTCACCCTGACACTTGATCTGATGGGCATCGAAGTGCCAGAGCGCATGTAG
- the hrcA gene encoding heat-inducible transcription repressor HrcA produces the protein MRSEPNLDKRHREVLSAIVRHYIAKGLPVGSRTVASETGQSLSSATIRSVMAHLESEGFLEQPHTSAGRVPTDMAYRYYVDRLMQMAQLTPALAKFIEKNLGGDEVPNEQLMARASHVLSEVSSNVGLALGPALEEKLLEHIKFIKLPDHRILVVIVSKPDLIENKVLRLADDISQEELDRSAAYLNAEFRGWSLRTIRLKLFKKIEEARELFDHLLQSVARLMMEGALGHDELAPLFVEGTARILEQPEFEDVHKIRQLLLAFEEKAKLIEILGSLLHSSSPGVQVVIGTENPADEMRHCALVIAPLRYGSRIVGALGVVGPTRMEYDRAVTTVEYVAHLCNRLLSVN, from the coding sequence ATGCGATCAGAGCCAAACCTCGATAAAAGACACCGTGAAGTATTGTCGGCTATCGTGCGACATTACATCGCAAAAGGCCTGCCTGTAGGGTCAAGAACGGTAGCGAGCGAAACCGGCCAATCGCTGAGCTCTGCCACGATCCGCAGCGTCATGGCGCACCTTGAAAGCGAAGGTTTTCTGGAACAGCCGCACACCTCGGCCGGCAGAGTGCCCACGGACATGGCTTATCGATATTATGTTGACCGGCTGATGCAGATGGCTCAACTTACTCCCGCCCTGGCGAAGTTTATTGAAAAGAACCTGGGCGGCGACGAGGTACCTAACGAGCAACTAATGGCCAGGGCTTCGCATGTGCTTTCAGAGGTTTCGAGTAACGTGGGCCTGGCGCTGGGGCCGGCGCTCGAGGAGAAATTGCTGGAGCACATAAAGTTCATCAAGCTTCCTGACCACCGGATCTTGGTGGTGATCGTTTCAAAGCCGGACCTGATTGAAAACAAAGTGCTGCGACTGGCTGATGATATCAGCCAGGAAGAGCTTGATCGCAGTGCAGCCTATCTGAATGCCGAGTTTCGGGGATGGTCCCTGAGAACGATCCGACTGAAACTTTTTAAGAAAATTGAGGAAGCGCGCGAGCTTTTTGACCATCTTTTGCAAAGCGTCGCGCGCCTCATGATGGAGGGTGCACTCGGACACGACGAACTCGCACCTCTGTTTGTTGAAGGGACGGCACGGATTCTTGAGCAGCCCGAATTTGAAGATGTGCACAAGATCCGTCAATTGTTGCTAGCCTTCGAAGAAAAGGCTAAGTTGATTGAGATATTGGGTTCGCTCCTGCATTCTTCAAGCCCGGGCGTGCAGGTAGTGATTGGGACAGAAAATCCAGCCGATGAGATGCGGCATTGTGCCCTGGTGATTGCGCCTTTGAGGTATGGATCAAGGATTGTGGGGGCTCTGGGAGTGGTTGGTCCGACGCGGATGGAATACGACCGCGCTGTGACGACGGTTGAATATGTCGCCCACCTCTGTAATCGGTTATTGAGTGTCAATTGA
- a CDS encoding peptidoglycan-binding protein, whose protein sequence is MTRPCFTHRQRIRWALPVFLAVLFIAGVPLAAKQKKKTHAVHRRNRRSTAARRYRHVSIQPDRVQEIQKALARAGFYHDEPNGRWDGATRDAMREFQKQNGFAPTGLPEAKPLLLLGLGPHPLPPGLGPLGPEAGYGSQNRDTETSEASASPAVK, encoded by the coding sequence ATGACCAGACCTTGTTTCACGCACCGCCAACGAATCCGATGGGCGCTGCCCGTTTTCCTCGCAGTGCTGTTTATCGCTGGAGTGCCGTTGGCTGCAAAGCAGAAGAAGAAAACACATGCCGTGCATCGGCGAAACCGCCGATCCACGGCAGCACGCCGATACAGGCACGTTAGCATTCAGCCTGACAGGGTCCAGGAAATTCAAAAGGCTTTGGCCAGAGCCGGCTTCTATCATGACGAGCCCAACGGCCGTTGGGATGGGGCAACCCGCGATGCCATGCGTGAATTCCAGAAGCAGAATGGATTCGCTCCAACCGGTCTTCCAGAAGCAAAACCCCTTTTGTTGCTCGGTCTGGGACCACATCCACTCCCGCCGGGGCTCGGACCTTTGGGACCCGAGGCTGGATATGGAAGCCAGAACCGCGACACGGAAACCAGCGAGGCTTCCGCTTCGCCGGCGGTAAAGTAA
- a CDS encoding DMT family transporter yields MSKRAKAELLLVAATFFWGATFVIVKGALSDASPLMFIALRFLLAGLLMWGVMARGRIERQAVLPSLLLGMLLFAGFAFQTWGLLYTTPSKSAFVTGFSVILVPVISIFSGYRLSRGNTAAAALGLAGLYFLVLPSGIGLVNRGDLMTLFAAISFAFHIVLLGTWSRRISFMQLAPGQIIVVGTIAILAAPFAPASALHWTGRLVFAVVVTAIFATAFAFSAQVWAQQYTPPAHTALIFTLEPVFALLTSLIVTGEHFGGKEFVGFALILAGMIVAERWGGTTPAPVEG; encoded by the coding sequence TTGAGTAAGCGCGCAAAAGCGGAACTGCTCCTGGTGGCCGCCACCTTTTTCTGGGGCGCAACCTTTGTGATCGTTAAAGGCGCCCTGTCTGATGCCTCGCCGCTAATGTTTATCGCACTACGGTTCCTTCTGGCGGGGTTGCTGATGTGGGGGGTGATGGCGCGGGGACGAATCGAGCGCCAGGCCGTCCTCCCCAGCCTGCTGCTGGGAATGCTGCTCTTTGCCGGCTTCGCCTTTCAAACCTGGGGATTGCTTTACACGACGCCTTCCAAGAGCGCCTTCGTCACAGGATTCAGCGTCATCCTGGTGCCTGTGATTTCAATTTTTTCCGGATACCGTCTGAGCCGGGGGAACACGGCGGCAGCGGCCCTGGGCCTGGCAGGGCTCTACTTTCTTGTTCTGCCCTCCGGGATTGGCCTGGTGAACCGCGGCGATCTGATGACCCTGTTCGCGGCGATTTCATTCGCTTTTCATATCGTGCTGCTCGGCACCTGGTCGCGCCGCATTTCATTCATGCAGCTTGCGCCGGGCCAGATTATCGTGGTCGGGACAATCGCCATCCTGGCAGCGCCGTTCGCGCCCGCTTCAGCGCTGCATTGGACCGGCCGCCTGGTTTTCGCTGTTGTCGTAACAGCTATCTTCGCCACAGCTTTTGCCTTCAGCGCCCAGGTGTGGGCACAGCAATACACTCCGCCGGCCCACACGGCACTGATCTTTACGCTGGAACCCGTTTTCGCCCTGTTGACTTCTCTGATTGTTACCGGTGAGCATTTTGGCGGAAAGGAGTTTGTTGGTTTCGCCCTCATCCTGGCAGGCATGATTGTTGCCGAGCGCTGGGGTGGAACCACGCCCGCACCAGTGGAAGGCTAG
- a CDS encoding aldehyde dehydrogenase family protein produces MSNRKTYKNFIGGRWVESASRETFENINPADADDHIGSFQRSRAEDIAAAVAVAREAFPAWRRTPPPKRAEILFRAGHLLAERKESMARDMTREMGKPLEETRGDVQEAIDMTFYMAGEGRRLIGQTTTSELPSKFCMSVRSPIGVCGLITPWNFPMAIPAWKMMPALICGNTLVIKPAEDTSLSAFNLVKALEEAGLPPGVANCLSGFGPEAGAPLAQHADVPVISFTGSTEAGREVAHAGAEQFKHVCLEMGGKNAIIVMEDANLDLAIDGAIWGGFGTTGQRCTASSRIIVHRDIYSQFEQRFAERTGKLKVGNGIYPETQVGPLINEAQLKTVERYVEIGRQEGARLLCGGKRLTGGEHDRGWFFAPTIFSDCTTAMRIAQEEIFGPVVSIIPCSSLEHAIEIGNGVVYGLSSSIYTRNINNAFKAMQEMQTGIFYVNAPTIGAETHLPFGGTKHTGNGHREAAGAALDFYSEWKSIYIDYSDKLQRAQIDT; encoded by the coding sequence ATGAGCAACCGGAAAACTTATAAGAATTTCATTGGCGGCAGGTGGGTCGAGTCGGCCAGCCGTGAAACTTTCGAAAACATTAATCCCGCTGACGCCGATGACCACATTGGTTCTTTCCAGCGTTCAAGGGCAGAAGACATCGCAGCGGCCGTTGCAGTTGCGAGAGAAGCCTTCCCCGCCTGGAGACGGACACCGCCTCCCAAGCGCGCGGAAATTCTGTTCCGCGCCGGCCATTTGCTCGCCGAGCGGAAAGAAAGCATGGCGCGAGACATGACGCGCGAGATGGGAAAACCGCTGGAAGAAACTCGCGGTGACGTTCAGGAAGCCATTGATATGACTTTCTATATGGCCGGTGAAGGTCGGCGGCTGATTGGGCAGACCACTACGTCGGAGCTTCCCAGCAAATTCTGCATGTCGGTCCGAAGCCCCATTGGTGTTTGTGGCCTGATTACACCGTGGAACTTTCCAATGGCGATCCCCGCCTGGAAAATGATGCCGGCATTAATCTGCGGGAATACGTTGGTAATTAAACCTGCTGAGGACACTTCCCTTTCGGCTTTCAATCTTGTAAAAGCGCTCGAAGAAGCCGGCTTGCCGCCCGGTGTAGCTAACTGCCTGAGCGGATTCGGCCCAGAAGCAGGCGCACCACTTGCCCAGCATGCGGATGTCCCAGTCATTTCCTTCACCGGCTCCACTGAGGCCGGCCGCGAAGTGGCGCACGCAGGGGCTGAGCAGTTCAAGCATGTCTGCCTGGAAATGGGCGGGAAGAACGCCATTATCGTGATGGAAGACGCCAACCTTGACCTGGCAATCGATGGCGCCATCTGGGGAGGTTTCGGAACTACCGGGCAGCGCTGCACAGCTTCAAGCCGCATCATCGTCCATAGGGATATTTATAGCCAGTTCGAGCAGAGGTTTGCCGAGCGTACCGGGAAATTAAAGGTAGGCAACGGGATTTACCCCGAGACCCAAGTCGGACCTTTGATCAACGAGGCTCAGCTTAAGACCGTCGAGCGCTATGTCGAAATTGGAAGGCAGGAGGGCGCCCGATTGCTATGCGGAGGAAAACGGCTTACGGGCGGAGAGCACGACCGCGGTTGGTTCTTTGCCCCCACCATCTTTTCCGACTGCACGACCGCGATGCGGATCGCGCAGGAGGAGATCTTCGGGCCCGTTGTTTCCATAATCCCCTGCTCTAGCCTCGAACATGCAATTGAGATAGGAAACGGTGTGGTATATGGTTTGTCATCATCAATTTACACAAGAAATATAAACAATGCATTTAAAGCCATGCAGGAAATGCAGACGGGGATTTTCTACGTGAACGCGCCAACCATCGGAGCGGAAACCCATCTACCCTTCGGAGGAACCAAACATACCGGGAACGGCCATAGAGAAGCCGCTGGCGCTGCGCTTGATTTCTATTCGGAGTGGAAATCGATCTACATAGATTACAGCGATAAGCTGCAACGAGCTCAGATCGATACCTGA
- the grpE gene encoding nucleotide exchange factor GrpE, with translation MKNEKDLTEEFESQAGSKVNSSAKPDSDGAALPADLPAAYRQLLAEKKELFDRLVRKQAELENVRKRVEREKEDFLQHATMGLIRALLPTLDALERGLKHREENVPDKFYSGMELIHRELLEVLKRAGLAPVESEGRTFDPHVHQAVESIETDEFNDQAVVEELQRGYKLKERLLRPAIVRVAVTPGAKTASPKEDEPPDVTSR, from the coding sequence ATGAAAAACGAGAAGGACCTTACAGAAGAATTCGAATCACAGGCGGGCTCGAAGGTGAACAGCTCTGCAAAGCCGGACTCTGATGGTGCCGCCCTTCCTGCCGATCTACCAGCGGCTTACCGCCAGCTTCTGGCCGAAAAGAAGGAACTATTTGACCGTCTCGTCCGGAAGCAAGCCGAACTGGAAAACGTGCGCAAGCGCGTCGAGCGTGAAAAGGAAGATTTTCTTCAGCACGCTACCATGGGGCTGATCCGGGCATTGCTTCCCACGCTGGATGCTCTCGAAAGAGGTTTGAAGCACCGCGAGGAGAACGTCCCCGACAAATTTTACTCAGGGATGGAATTGATCCACCGAGAACTGTTGGAGGTGTTAAAGAGGGCCGGCCTTGCGCCGGTCGAGAGCGAAGGGAGGACGTTTGATCCGCATGTCCATCAGGCCGTTGAGAGTATTGAGACGGACGAGTTCAATGACCAGGCGGTGGTGGAAGAACTCCAGCGAGGTTACAAGCTAAAAGAGCGGCTGCTGCGGCCTGCGATTGTGAGGGTTGCAGTTACGCCGGGCGCGAAAACGGCTTCTCCGAAAGAGGATGAGCCGCCGGATGTAACCAGTAGATGA
- a CDS encoding class I SAM-dependent methyltransferase: protein MSPHSHKQDERHGARQPERFNPERAARLDDPARFEYLPSQEVAKLLDVPAQGKLLDFGTGTGTYAIELASLRPDVEVIAFDEQAEMLDLLRAKLAARKLDNLKPALPEDIASCKGKIDRVLALNVLHELGDEALRNLKSLLKPGGAALFIDWNPDVERPAGPPAAHLYSPAEGRRRLQQMGFVIQGEKLLPYHYSIFAD from the coding sequence ATGAGCCCGCATTCACACAAGCAGGACGAGCGCCACGGCGCGCGCCAGCCCGAACGCTTCAATCCTGAACGCGCAGCGCGCCTGGATGATCCTGCGCGGTTTGAATATCTGCCATCGCAGGAAGTGGCGAAGCTGCTGGATGTCCCGGCGCAAGGCAAGTTGCTCGACTTTGGGACCGGCACTGGGACGTACGCGATCGAGCTGGCCAGTCTGCGTCCGGACGTGGAAGTGATCGCATTCGATGAACAGGCGGAAATGCTGGACCTGCTGCGGGCCAAGCTCGCCGCCAGAAAGCTTGACAATCTTAAGCCCGCGCTTCCGGAAGATATAGCCTCGTGCAAGGGAAAGATCGACCGCGTGCTGGCATTGAACGTCCTCCACGAATTGGGAGATGAAGCGCTGCGAAACCTGAAATCGCTGCTGAAGCCTGGCGGTGCCGCGCTCTTTATTGACTGGAATCCAGACGTCGAACGCCCGGCAGGGCCGCCAGCGGCGCATCTCTATTCACCTGCCGAAGGGCGCCGCCGGCTGCAGCAAATGGGGTTCGTGATTCAGGGCGAAAAATTGCTTCCCTACCATTATTCTATTTTTGCCGACTGA
- the dnaJ gene encoding molecular chaperone DnaJ — protein MRKGRTVTLVESAAKNGPKLDEAGCVNQKREYYEVLGVSNGATDQEIKSAYRRLALQHHPDRNPDNKEESEERFKEITEAYSVLADPDKRAAYDRFGFAGVGGTGAGAPDFSSTIFSGFEDLFGSFFDLEDLFGQGRRRRVRAERGADLRYEMEISFEEAASGLDTKIKIPRSDSCASCHGSGSRNGSQMSACPACGGRGQVRFSQGFFTVSRTCPQCSGTGQVNRDPCPDCQGEGRVRREKVLGIKVPAGVDDGTRLRISGEGEAGRHGGPPGDLYVVLNVRPHPYFERRGEDLYVKIPLSITQAALGTDIKVPTLRGPQKMKIPEGTQPGAVFRLRGYGMPVLNGRGHGNLYVLVDVVIPHRLSREQRRAFESLAPSIEVDNKPVERGSSEKVKDVFG, from the coding sequence ATGAGAAAGGGCCGGACGGTCACGCTTGTTGAGAGCGCTGCAAAGAATGGACCAAAACTTGACGAGGCAGGTTGCGTGAACCAGAAGCGGGAATATTACGAAGTCTTGGGAGTTAGCAACGGAGCTACGGACCAGGAAATCAAAAGCGCTTACCGCCGTCTGGCGCTTCAACACCACCCTGACCGCAATCCGGACAACAAAGAAGAGTCTGAGGAGCGCTTCAAAGAGATCACGGAAGCCTATAGCGTGCTTGCTGATCCAGACAAGCGCGCTGCGTATGACCGTTTCGGGTTTGCCGGCGTGGGCGGCACCGGGGCGGGAGCACCCGATTTCTCGTCAACGATCTTCTCCGGCTTCGAGGATTTGTTCGGATCTTTCTTCGACCTGGAAGATCTTTTTGGCCAGGGCAGAAGACGCCGTGTTCGCGCTGAGCGCGGGGCTGATCTTCGTTATGAAATGGAGATATCTTTCGAAGAGGCCGCTTCTGGACTCGACACCAAGATTAAAATTCCCCGCAGTGATAGTTGCGCAAGCTGCCATGGCTCCGGGTCACGAAATGGTTCTCAGATGTCCGCCTGTCCTGCTTGCGGCGGGCGCGGCCAAGTGCGCTTTTCGCAGGGATTTTTTACTGTTTCGAGGACCTGCCCGCAGTGCAGTGGCACAGGCCAGGTGAATCGCGACCCCTGCCCCGACTGCCAGGGTGAAGGGCGCGTAAGGCGTGAAAAGGTTCTCGGGATTAAGGTTCCGGCGGGCGTGGATGACGGCACCCGGCTGCGCATTTCGGGCGAAGGGGAGGCAGGGCGCCACGGAGGCCCACCGGGAGATCTTTATGTGGTCCTAAATGTGCGTCCTCATCCCTATTTTGAGCGCCGGGGCGAAGATCTTTACGTCAAGATTCCTCTATCCATAACCCAGGCAGCCTTGGGAACAGACATCAAAGTTCCTACGTTACGGGGACCGCAGAAGATGAAGATTCCTGAAGGGACCCAGCCGGGGGCTGTGTTTCGACTGCGCGGCTATGGCATGCCCGTTTTGAATGGGCGCGGGCATGGCAATCTCTACGTTCTGGTTGACGTCGTGATTCCTCACAGGCTGTCGCGGGAGCAACGCCGGGCATTCGAATCGCTGGCTCCCTCCATCGAAGTCGATAACAAACCTGTGGAACGCGGATCCTCCGAAAAAGTCAAAGACGTCTTCGGTTAA
- a CDS encoding Do family serine endopeptidase: protein MQNGLRQQLTVLTIVVTLGVGIAIGAFVSHGARAAHPASSAGEPQPLAVPSPVELSNSFSRIAEQVEPAVVNINTESTVRISGRGFGSRGGDDSLDDFFNRFFRFGGPGDAPENYQRRNLGSGVILDPRGYVLTNYHVVMQRDPDREVDRIEVYLHAGDGTKYRATIVGADKWTDLAVIKIDAGRNLPAAQFGASSSVKVGDWVLAIGSPFGLESTVTAGIISAKGREIGLGREEQFKRYIQTDAAINPGNSGGPLVNMAGQVIGINTAIATSRGSNDGVGFAIPSDTARAIYNSLITSGKIQRGAIGVTFLDQSNPALLRSFGAEHGVVVNNVEPGSPAENAGLKMGDVILSINGLPVSSGDDLVEIVSRSKIGGRVKMDLLRDGKRMTTSVEVADRNRILAQQQTVLPHNDNRNSPEEAGGVLGASVRNLTPDQASQLTKALHLARPQGILVTRVVPEGFAAEISVQAGDILLSINHQPVSSLEDFVRIQSALRSDQDVLLLVARHSGSSFTTMFLADTLH, encoded by the coding sequence ATGCAGAACGGTTTGCGTCAGCAATTGACTGTGCTGACGATAGTTGTAACCCTTGGTGTTGGGATCGCGATTGGCGCCTTCGTTTCCCACGGCGCCCGTGCAGCACATCCGGCAAGTTCCGCGGGTGAACCCCAGCCCCTGGCGGTGCCTTCGCCTGTGGAACTTTCAAACAGTTTTTCGCGGATTGCAGAACAGGTGGAACCTGCCGTCGTCAACATCAACACGGAGTCCACTGTGCGGATTTCCGGGCGTGGCTTTGGCTCGCGCGGCGGTGATGATTCGCTGGACGATTTCTTTAACCGTTTTTTCCGTTTCGGCGGGCCCGGTGACGCTCCAGAAAATTACCAGCGGCGTAACCTGGGCTCGGGCGTAATCCTCGACCCTCGCGGCTACGTGCTGACCAACTATCACGTAGTCATGCAGCGAGACCCGGACAGGGAGGTGGACCGCATAGAGGTCTACCTACATGCCGGTGACGGCACTAAGTATCGGGCCACGATTGTGGGCGCAGACAAATGGACAGATCTCGCTGTCATTAAGATCGATGCTGGCAGGAACCTCCCGGCTGCACAGTTTGGGGCCTCATCTTCAGTGAAGGTTGGCGACTGGGTGCTGGCCATCGGCAGCCCCTTTGGGCTTGAATCGACTGTCACGGCGGGTATTATCAGCGCCAAGGGGCGCGAAATTGGCCTGGGCCGGGAAGAACAGTTCAAACGCTACATTCAGACGGATGCCGCCATCAACCCCGGCAACAGCGGAGGCCCTCTGGTCAACATGGCCGGCCAGGTGATTGGAATCAACACGGCTATCGCTACCAGCCGGGGATCAAATGATGGGGTTGGTTTTGCGATTCCATCGGATACGGCCCGTGCGATTTATAACTCGCTCATTACTTCGGGGAAAATCCAACGGGGCGCCATCGGTGTAACATTTCTCGACCAAAGTAATCCTGCGCTCCTGCGGAGCTTCGGGGCGGAGCACGGGGTTGTTGTGAACAACGTGGAGCCTGGCAGCCCGGCCGAAAATGCAGGCTTGAAAATGGGGGACGTGATCCTGTCCATTAACGGGTTGCCCGTTAGTTCAGGGGATGATCTTGTCGAGATCGTATCCAGGAGCAAGATCGGGGGCAGGGTCAAGATGGATTTACTGCGCGATGGAAAGCGAATGACGACATCGGTGGAGGTTGCAGACCGCAACAGGATTCTCGCCCAGCAGCAAACAGTCCTGCCCCATAACGATAACCGGAACTCGCCGGAAGAAGCCGGAGGCGTTCTTGGCGCAAGCGTCCGCAACCTTACACCGGACCAGGCCTCCCAGTTGACGAAGGCGCTCCATCTTGCGAGACCACAGGGCATTCTGGTGACCAGAGTTGTTCCAGAAGGCTTTGCTGCTGAAATCAGCGTGCAGGCCGGAGATATACTCCTCAGCATCAATCATCAGCCGGTGTCATCTCTGGAGGATTTTGTTCGCATCCAGAGCGCTCTGAGGTCAGACCAGGATGTCCTGCTGCTTGTTGCGCGGCATTCCGGGAGCTCATTTACCACCATGTTCTTGGCCGATACTTTGCATTGA